In the Dioscorea cayenensis subsp. rotundata cultivar TDr96_F1 chromosome 12, TDr96_F1_v2_PseudoChromosome.rev07_lg8_w22 25.fasta, whole genome shotgun sequence genome, one interval contains:
- the LOC120273788 gene encoding cytosolic sulfotransferase 15-like: MASQPDYAPPFSQCFLSPKNQQDIERDEQIYNSYEKLTSQLPIHHDWPPFKLQLFQSFWMPARLNPAYMAIQSHFNPRPSDIIFVINAKSGTTWLKALSYAILHRHSFSLSDHPLLTHTPHQCDPFLENLFSYGTIPNISVLPSPTIFATHLRFSLQPKTPLSCRIVYLCRDPKDTLLSFWNFNKRLGISLHQDKK, from the coding sequence ATGGCAAGTCAACCAGATTATGCACCACCTTTCTCGCAGTGCTTCCTTTCACCAAAGAACCAACAAGACATTGAAAGAGATGAACAAATCTACAACTCCTATGAAAAGCTCACCTCCCAACTTCCCATCCACCATGACTGGCCTCCATTTAAGCTCCAACTCTTCCAATCCTTTTGGATGCCTGCCAGGCTAAATCCTGCATACATGGCAATCCAATCCCACTTCAACCCTCGTCCTTCGGACATCATTTTTGTTATCAATGCTAAATCAGGTACCACATGGTTAAAAGCTCTTTCCTATGCCATCCTCCACCGCCACTCCTTCTCCCTCTCTGACCACCCTCTTCTCACCCACACTCCCCATCAATGTGATCCTTTCCTTGAAAATCTATTCTCTTATGGCACCATTCCAAATATCAGCGTCTTACCATCTCCCACCATCTTTGCTACTCATTTACGTTTCTCTTTACAGCCTAAGACTCCTCTCAGCTGCCGCATTGTCTATCTCTGCCGTGATCCCAAGGATACATTGTTATCATTCTGGAACTTCAATAAAAGGTTGGGAATTAGCTTGCACCAAGATAAAAAGTGA